TACATTGCACTCTGTGCTCAATTACCGTGTGCTATTGTGAAAAATACTAAGGTGTGCAAGGTGTGTACAAAAGCAGAACAAAGGTACATCTAATTAAATGTATAGTCTGAGTTCAAAGTctgtctgatttatttatttatattttgatatTAAGAACAGACATCCAGTGTTTTGCACGAGACAAATGTgagttgttcattttaaatgtcatggaTAATTTGTCCCAAAGTGCAGCCCAGCGAGTTGTGACACTGTCATGgcaacagcaacagaaacagaTCGAGCAAGGGAGCAGATAATAAGTTCTTCCAATCACATTAAGGTGGTTAATATCTTTGTATTTGCAGTCTCTCTTGGTTTCAATTGAGTTATAGAATCTTTCACTTTGTAGAGGAGTCAATTGCACACTGATatgaagttttttcttttctctgtcttttcttagGTCTCAAGTAAGCACATTGCTGCTTCACTGCACAGGAATGTCCTGTCATGGTGTGTCTGGCAGGGGCAACAAGAGAAGGAAAGTGTGTCTCTTAGAGCACTAACATAGTTCGACTACTCTGACTGCAAATAGTCAATCTTGTGAGATTTTCCAACCTATTCAGTGTCCCAGATGTGGTGGGAAGGAGTCCAAAGACAGCATTTTCCTCCATCACTGTTGCAGCCCGGAATGTTTTACCATCACTTTCCACCTCTGAGGACCCTGTGTATCCATCATCTCCAGTAAAGGGATCAACTTGCCAAACCTACCAGAAACATTTTGGAGAGGAACCTTATTTTTACCCACGAGCACAATGAGAGTCTCAAAGCCCCAACCGGACGTGGGCAAACAGAAACCTACAATTGTGACACCAAATGAGGTCAGACCATCTTTCTCACCAGCAGATGGATTCCTAGTGAGAGATCCAGCAAGGAGGAATGCACAAGTTGTACAACACAGACTGAGCTACACAGAGGGTGACTTAAAGCGAGATGTATTAGGTGGCTCATTAATGAACCTGTCCTCACTGCCTTCCTACCGGTCTTATATCCATCGTGAAGTGCCTCTAAGGTCCACTagctctgttgtgtttttagacAAGTCACTTTCCATTTCCCTTGTGGAACTagagggaagaggagcaggtCAACCTGCGTTGTACAGATCCACCTTGTCTGTTCGCATTGGTGTCGCATCCTGCTGCAGATCCTCCACAGATACCAGACCAGCCAAAACCAAAAGGGTTTACGGGAGACCCAGAGCCTCAATGCTGGACAGTAACAAGCCCAATGGCCAAGACAGGGGTTTGGGTCACTGCATCAGCCCTCTATCAAAGCAGCAGGGCCACAAGGTTGAGCTAACAGCGCACGCTAATGGTTATACCAACAAGGCTGATGATTCAGACACACAGCACCACAACTCTGCTTTGGGATTATTGTCATTCAGAGGGCCAAGCCCCTCATACACAaaggctggcaggaaaaagggGAATGCAGATGAGGCAGCCTTCCCTTCCCAGAGCAATTTCAGGCTCAGGCAGCCTACTTTCAATATTGGCCCAGGTATGAATTTCATCACCTTGCTTCAGAAGTGAAACTCTAAAGTATCCATGCCAATTGATCTGTATATTCCTTTCACTGACTCATATATTCTAAAGATATCATGGATAAGATCACATTTCCAAGGCATATCAGTAAGCTGATTGGGGTACCAGGGTGATCTCTGAGGGTGGGgagtataatttttttcactcttcCTCTCACCTTTTGATTAATACCTCATGCATTGTTAATAagcccacacccacccaccacaCTACAATcacaatgtttaaaataaatcccAACTGGAACATGTACACGCTAACTTGATTTAGATTTAAATTAAGAACAAATGCTTTCAGTTATCCTCTGACTACCAACATTTCTATTTAAAATTCAAGTTAGAAACTGCTACTGCATACATTAACAATGGATTGCAAGTCTAAAGATAGATTGTATTTGCATGATTTTTAAGAATTTTCCTCGGGATCTCCTGGTACGAAAGTTAGAATGAGATCAATCTTTTTAATGAGAGATGTATTAAGAAATACATTGTGGTTTTTACCACAGAGGAAAATTCCTGTTTAATTGTTGGTGACAGACACTTCTGGATGCTTTATATGGTAATTAACACAGTGTACAAGTCCCAAAGTGCATGCTTTTTTGGTCTTCTAGCTATTTAATTAAGTTGTGCCATCATTAAAGaatagtttcatattttgtgaaatgtgttttcttccaAAGTTGGATCCCACAGGGTCGAAAGTAAGCCGGTACAGTCCTTTACTTTATTAACATATTTCCTCAAAAAAGTGACCAGGGGCTAAAATTTGAGACTAAGATATTTGCAAATAATCATGCAGAagctaaaacaaaaagctgTCTTTTGAATCTGTCTTTTGAATCTGGTTAACTATCAATATTTTACCTACATGTTTATGATAAGGTGGACAAACAAATTTTTTGTCCGAGGAAGCATGCCCTCGGTCCCCCTGGCAATATTTTCCAACTGGCTTGCTACTACATTTCATTGCGGAATGCCCTGGGGTAGATTAAATTTACTTTCACCCCTGGCTATaaccagcagccagttagccTAACTTAGCTAAGCATAGAGACTGGGAATAAGAAGTAGGAAGTGGGAAATCGCCTTGCTTTGTGCAAAGATAACAACTAAAGCACCTCTACAGCTCACAGTAACAGTTATACCAGTTATCTATCATTTCACTATCACTGGGACCATCCAATTTAGTTCAGCTagctgttttcccttttccaatACCAATGCTAGCATAAGCTAACAGATGAGACGGTTCCTTTTGTCTGTGAAGAACACACACCTGTCAGCCAGGCAAAGGGGCTGCCATGTTTGAGGACATGGAGGAAGCTGACCCTCCGTGCGGCATGCAGGTGAACTGGGCTGCCTAAAGCACATTTCCTaatatgtgtttctgtttaaaagACCCCCTCCAATGACGATCAAGTTAATCTTGTTAATGTCCATATGGTGTTTGTATTTTGAAGACATATTATGaaggaaatgtaatttgttgttAGGGGTTTAATCATTACCAGCAGAGGAACATTATGGCATGGTGTGGTGGCAACGTGAACGAATGTTTTGATATTGAAGTTAGCCATAACACTCAGAATATAGAGCATAGATTGTACTTTACATGCAGTGAGTAGGCATATACAACTGTCAGTGGATGTCACAGCTGATAGGATTGAAATGTAATCTAAAATGTCGCTGCCTGATGTGTTACATGGGCTTTCGCAAGAAAAGCAACACTTTTAATTATCAAACAACTCTCGCCactttatgacatttatttGCTGCATAGTCCCACAGCTTTTTTTCTATGTTAAACATCGTTCTTATTAATTGTTCGATTCATTTATTGTGATTCATAAAGGGCAAGACATACCCTATAGAAATTGTTCGACCAgcaacataattttttttgcatgtgatgCTCTATTTACATGCCCACTGCATGGTTATGGCAGCGTATTGAATGCATACATACTTACATAAAAAGGTAGAGGAATGCAGTTATGGGTGAAGGATGGATGTCGTCTTTTACATTATTCATAGACCACACTCATGTTCCCTCTGGCTTTTGTTTCACTAGGAGCTGTCGGGGTAGTGTGTATGAGTGGTGTGGGGGTCTGTAAGGGTCAGTTTGAGCTGTGttcattttcctgtttcctgtgatgTGACTTTCCAATTTAACATCTATTTCACATCTCTATACGTTTCTTAAGTGGACTCAGGGAGCAAGCATACAGTGACGGACATCAGAGAAGAACATGGGACACCCAAGACTCTCAGCCTCAAAGTAGGAGTCAAATTTCTATTAGATTGCCTGAATAATTACTTGTCTTTCAAGAAATATACCGCACAATGGAAACAAATACTGTAGAGTGCTCTAAAACAAACCTGACTGTGATCTTTAAGAGTTATTGTTTTCCTCATAGTCTGACCTGCGCAATGACCTGCATCAATGGATGGAGTCTGCTCATTTGTCATGACCGTTCAGACGATCACATGATCCATGTATGGAAATTATAGGTCACAAGATACAAGTGGGGAGACAATTTCTCCCCTCCTGTCCAAGGATGATCTCCAGAATCAATACTTAACAACCTAATGACAACCTACGCATCTGCACGACTCCATTTGCTGATGAAAGCTGATTCtgtgttaaatatattttttgtccaaacctaatttttcaaacagttttaatgtatttatttatgttcatcATATCTAGTTCATTTTCCTAATGAGAGCATTTGTGCAGATTCAAGCAAAGCAAAAAGTCAATGCGAGTCCCTGATTGATCATTTCCAACTTTCTGCTCCTTCTGTTGCCTTTGATCTGGCAAAGTTAAGAAGCCACTGAGGATGCAAATACAACATTTCCTGACTGGCTACATAAAAGTAATTTATTTAGTTGAGAAATAACATGAAAAGCAGTTGTTTTAATAGTATAGGAAGAATAAGGATCAATGTAGAAAAGTGCTTCGTGTGTGCCATGTGGAACCTCAGGGAGGAtatgtttgattattttaattaagaTTTACCCACACAGACAATTTTAATGTGTTTACTGTTGGAATGAACATTATCATAACAATAGCGGCATGTCTTGGGGGGTGATTTTTCTGgaagcaatttttcttttctttttgctttagtTTATGTTTGACACCGCCAAGTAATTTGGGGATTAAAATAAATCTTATTATTACAAGAttcccttttttattcctttcatTTTCCTACTATATTTCATTCCAATTTTCCTTTATATCCTGTTAATATTACAAGTTGTGGGGCAAAGATCCAGTGAGGTTTGTGAGGCTTTCAGGATTCACATTCCCCCTGTGAGTAAAGCTCTTTTACCTTTATCCCCACTTAAGATGAGCATAATATTACCATGTTGCCTGCACCTCCTAGCTATTTCAAGGCTGTGAAGAGGATTCTCCAAGGTTAAAGAATAGATTTgggatttatttgttttgaatagATTTTAACCCGGtggagattttctttctctttcctcaggATTAGTGTCTGTATGTTGAAGAGTATTCTTCTCACCAATGAGGAGCTTACTGTATTTACCACTCTCACCCAACCCAGGAGGCTTTGGAGCTCTTCAGGCCTGACTTCATCGGCCGATCTCAGGGTCGAGTGAAGAGGTTGGAGCAGAGATCCAGGAGAAGGAGAGTGCTGCAGGACTCCAATCCAGACCTGGTGCAGGGCCTCGGGGAGGATCAGGGCAAACTGAAGAGGAACTGCACCACACCCGATCCACTTAGTGGTAAGTCCTTCTGAATAACTGCCTGGAACCTGGAAAAGTGGAGGTAAGTCATTAAGTGGGATATGTCACCCTTCTTTCTAAGAGGTGATTCAGAAGGTTTCTGTAGGCTACCACAGCGACTGTTGGTCATTTGAAAGACATGGACGTTGTAGAAGGAAAAGTGCGATGACAACGGCATGCAATTCACTGCCCGGTACTTTAAGTTCTTAAAGCCCCCATCTCAGATCAATCATTTACCATGTTTCCCATCAGTTGTTTCTCTACATCTATAGCGATAAACATTAAAATCCTTAAAAAGGTAAATAAGCCAACATGTGGTCAGACTTCATCATGTCTCAAATGATTCACTCTAACCTCAACAACCTCGGCAGATCTGGGGGGAAGGGGGGTGATTTGACATAATGCTGCCTTTATAGTCTAGTGGTATCTATCCAACTTTGCTCTCTGCTGGCCATTATCAAGTATTGCAGATCAGTTCATGCATTTTTCTCTGAGGCTCTGCATGCATAAGATACACATCTGCAATGCAATGATTCTCTAATGGTTTCTTTTCTACTTTAGCCATGCAAGCTCAAACAATGTCACACAATGAAACGTGCAGCATGCTGACCaagaaacaatatttaattgccaaatgttgcaaaatgtgtttaaaatgttatcCAGCAAGGCACAAAAATAGCCTGCTATTCTGCAGTTGTCACCCAAAATGTTGTAAACCTTTCATAGAAAATAACAGAGAGACGCAATAACAGTGTGTATCTacatctggcttttttttcttaagattTTTTGTAATATCATTTAATATTAATCGAGGTGCAGATAATGATGTATGTGCAGATATGttgttatacagtatattcagtcAGTcctatttaatttatttttcatactaCGCCTGTCAGACTTAAAAACTCTGACACATCTTTGTTGAACTGAAGTGAGCATACACACCACATTCAATATTTCTCTCAGCTGCTTTGGCTGACATATTTGATTATCTACTGTGCTCCTTAGGAAATATGTGATTTTTTAAGCTAATTTGACAGATTCTCAACAGAGTCTGGGCACTACTGGAGTTTCTTAAATGCATTCAAAATCGTCAtagcatgtttttttcacacattcatcacaGCAGATTGTGTACAGCTATTCGTCTTTGCAGCAATTCCAACTGTAATAAATATGTGACTGCTCAACCCTTCGGTAAAACATTATTAAAGAAGAGAGGCATAACAtctcaatttaatttaaaattccAGAAGGTTATGGAGGACTTTGGGAATAAGGAAAAACCTCACACTGGTCCcatgtctgaagtctgatgagGAACGAAGAGTCTTGGGGTTGTTGACCTGAAGAGCAGCAGTCAGGCAGTTCATTTCAATTTGTGAGAGACATAATAGTTAGACTTTACAGGACTGGATatggtatttgtgtgtgtttgtgtttgtgtgtgtgtgtgtgtgtgtgtgtgtgtgtgtctgtgtccgtgtgtctgtgtttgtgtttgaagttgTCCAAGTGTGGATGTGTGAATACTCAAGTGAGTAACtgtcagaaaaagagagatCACATACGGCCCAGtgttcatttacatattcaagtATCATTTACATATTAATTCTTATTTGTTattccaatgtgtgtgtgtgtgtgtgtgtgtgtgtgtgtgtgtgtttgtgtgtgtcctagATAACCTTTTCAAGCCCAGGGAGAGGTCTATATCAGGCAGAGAGATGCAGCTGAGGTCCAGACGGTGAGTTCTCCAGACCAAACGCACGTCAGATGATATCACCCTGTCTCTCCCCACCcgctgttgtatttttttttattcagcacaATCAATTAAGCTTGCTTGTCATTTCTGCCATGCATGCAGGTTTGTGTACAAATATCACAAACCCACATGAACACAAGCAAATACTGCATGGGTACAATGCAACTTTGATCCCCATAGTTCAAGAGTAGAGATATGAGCTTCCCTCTGTATACcttatcctttttcttttattttttcttcttcttcccttatCTAGAAAGGCACACCTGATCAGATGGTGGCTGCCCATTGTAATCTTTTTTCACAAGCGACACTATCTGACATAGAGAATCTCTGAACAAATTGTCTGTCGTTGTGGGACTGAAAAAGGAGTCTGTGTGGGACCTGTTTATCAGTGGATCCAGGTTTTTGCAGGCTGTGGTCTCACTAGATAAGGCCTTGTCTCTAGTATGCCAATCTGTTGGCATAGCTCAGCCACCCTCAGACTTTCAATACCATATTCCCAGGCCCTGTAtgaatttgcctttttttaatgtctgtagGATTTACAACAAGCTGCCAGAGGTGAcaaggaaaaaggaggaggagaaaaagagggttGTGTCACAGACCAACAGATTGCGAGCAGAGGTctttaaaaaggtaaaaaaatatattatttttggtACAGAAAACGAGTTCAAAACATT
The sequence above is a segment of the Scophthalmus maximus strain ysfricsl-2021 chromosome 10, ASM2237912v1, whole genome shotgun sequence genome. Coding sequences within it:
- the LOC118283583 gene encoding uncharacterized protein LOC118283583 isoform X1 yields the protein MRVSKPQPDVGKQKPTIVTPNEVRPSFSPADGFLVRDPARRNAQVVQHRLSYTEGDLKRDVLGGSLMNLSSLPSYRSYIHREVPLRSTSSVVFLDKSLSISLVELEGRGAGQPALYRSTLSVRIGVASCCRSSTDTRPAKTKRVYGRPRASMLDSNKPNGQDRGLGHCISPLSKQQGHKVELTAHANGYTNKADDSDTQHHNSALGLLSFRGPSPSYTKAGRKKGNADEAAFPSQSNFRLRQPTFNIGPVDSGSKHTVTDIREEHGTPKTLSLKEALELFRPDFIGRSQGRVKRLEQRSRRRRVLQDSNPDLVQGLGEDQGKLKRNCTTPDPLSDNLFKPRERSISGREMQLRSRRIYNKLPEVTRKKEEEKKRVVSQTNRLRAEVFKKFCEGERTLFRRWPPICLKASGTSHPEQWNSKLIELRRRAAPVKGAFVTALQTRDDIVIREETSEHSLGPQVHM
- the LOC118283583 gene encoding uncharacterized protein LOC118283583 isoform X3: MRVSKPQPDVGKQKPTIVTPNEVRPSFSPADGFLVRDPARRNAQVVQHRLSYTEGDLKRDVLGGSLMNLSSLPSYRSYIHREVPLRSTSSVVFLDKSLSISLVELEGRGAGQPALYRSTLSVRIGVASCCRSSTDTRPAKTKRVYGRPRASMLDSNKPNGQDRGLGHCISPLSKQQGHKVELTAHANGYTNKADDSDTQHHNSALGLLSFRGPSPSYTKAGRKKGNADEAAFPSQSNFRLRQPTFNIGPVDSGSKHTVTDIREEHGTPKTLSLKEALELFRPDFIGRSQGRVKRLEQRSRRRRVLQDSNPDLVQGLGEDQGKLKRNCTTPDPLSDNLFKPRERSISGREMQLRSRRSAKEREPCFVVGLPSASRPLEPPIRNSGIPS
- the LOC118283583 gene encoding uncharacterized protein LOC118283583 isoform X2 — encoded protein: MRVSKPQPDVGKQKPTIVTPNEVRPSFSPADGFLVRDPARRNAQVVQHRLSYTEGDLKRDVLGGSLMNLSSLPSYRSYIHREVPLRSTSSVVFLDKSLSISLVELEGRGAGQPALYRSTLSVRIGVASCCRSSTDTRPAKTKRVYGRPRASMLDSNKPNGQDRGLGHCISPLSKQQGHKVELTAHANGYTNKADDSDTQHHNSALGLLSFRGPSPSYTKAGRKKGNADEAAFPSQSNFRLRQPTFNIGPVDSGSKHTVTDIREEHGTPKTLSLKEALELFRPDFIGRSQGRVKRLEQRSRRRRVLQDSNPDLVQGLGEDQGKLKRNCTTPDPLSDNLFKPRERSISGREMQLRSRRIYNKLPEVTRKKEEEKKRVVSQTNRLRAEVFKKRLLDQILQR